Proteins encoded in a region of the Ursus arctos isolate Adak ecotype North America unplaced genomic scaffold, UrsArc2.0 scaffold_2, whole genome shotgun sequence genome:
- the CHCHD2 gene encoding coiled-coil-helix-coiled-coil-helix domain-containing protein 2 — protein sequence MPRGSRSRTSRMAPPASRAPQMRAAPRPAPPAQPPAVAPPSAVGSPAAAPRQPGLMAQMATTAAGVAVGSAVGHTIGHAITGGFSGGSNAEPSRPDITYQEPQGTQPAYQQQQQQFGPCHYEMKQFLECAQNQGDLKLCEGFSEVLKQCRFANGLA from the exons ATGCCGCGTGGAAGCCGGAGCCGCACCTCCCGCATGGCCCCTCCGGCCAG CCGGGCACCTCAGATGAGAGCTGCGCCTAGACCAGCGCCCCCGGCTCAGCCCCCAGCCGTGGCTCCGCCGTCTGCTGTTGGCTCCCCTGCTGCGGCACCCCGGCAGCCAGGTCTCATGGCCCAGATGGCAACCACTGCAGCTGGCGTGGCTGTGGGCTCTGCCGTCGGGCACACGATAGGTCATGCCATCACCGGGggcttcagtggaggaagtaatgCTGAGCCTTCAAGGCCTGACATCACTTACCAG GAGCCTCAGGGAACGCAGCCGGCataccagcagcagcagcagcaatttGGCCCTTGCCACTACGAGATGAAACAGTTTCTGGAGTGCGCCCAGAACCAGGGTGACCTTAAGCTCTGTGAAGGTTTCAGCGAGGTGCTGAAACAGTGCAGATTTGCAAATG GATTAGCCTAA
- the NUPR2 gene encoding nuclear protein 2, with the protein MDPVLLSAAQAQVRPQPPEGWPPVSSEEELYDCLDYYYLRDFPACGAGRSKGRTRRERELRTNWPVPGGHERKIAQKLLNGQRKRRQRQLQPRPRTRLV; encoded by the coding sequence ATGGACCCGGTCCTTCTCAGCGCCGCCCAGGCTCAGGTCCGGCCGCAGCCGCCCGAGGGGTGGCCGCCCGTGAGCTCCGAGGAGGAGCTCTACGATTGCCTGGATTACTACTACCTGCGCGACTTCCCGGCCTGCGGGGCCGGGCGCAGCAAGGGTCGGACGCGGCGCGAGCGGGAACTGCGCACCAACTGGCCAGTGCCCGGCGGCCACGAGCGCAAGATCGCGCAGAAGCTCCTCAACGGCCAGCGCAAGCGTCGCCAGCGCCAGCTGCAGCCCCGGCCGCGCACTCGGCTCGTCTGA